From Electrophorus electricus isolate fEleEle1 chromosome 8, fEleEle1.pri, whole genome shotgun sequence, the proteins below share one genomic window:
- the eloa gene encoding elongin-A isoform X1, which yields MAEDLLEVVEKLQSRLSENQEPRKLLKTLKRLGELPITVEILVETGVGKTVNSLRKHDLAGEAAKTLVAKWKKLVPQSAESRPSNTKEGRSQSRTDETRGYKRTREPSPEDPPAVEEEDEEEYQHGYSPSPPQHYSPEHSHDGARGYQSEGYESPAEELVPSPPRKEIRHSKIHREAAREHGSHSVREQERHKRPTQSLSGGGEMQMRSDDGEQKGGSTHTSTKHSRHSTPHESKKEKKGVSDGRPRERRDRPEPVHNEDEERYEAPTMSFESFLTYDDPALSRKKKKPSRPSQPVTPAPSVSSKSSKANGTQRKRPEPHTVPEKRRKVVDVVPILPDIPLPAIQPNYRPLPSIDVTPLSPQRRKVPILCDEEDAGFTGRRFNSKMVVYSGSKTSYLPKMMTLYEQCIRVLQNNIDSIEEVGGVPFEILEPVLERCTPEQLYRIEQFNQYFIEESDDLWMRHCQRDFKREAPQEYESWREMYLRLHDEREERLRMLTQNISSAHANKPKGRQVKMAYVNTVAKPPRDVRRRQEKFGTTSSSTSTSVGAAAPAPVKIRPLMSHSFHGQSSDGGQAAYSSVPESSRHSAPSSSAGHSARDKPQVKKIAPMMAKTIKAFKNRFSRR from the exons ATGGCGGAGGATCTTTTGGAGGTAGTGGAGAAGTTGCAATCAAGGCTCTCAGAGAATCAAGAGCCGCGAAAG CTGCTGAAGACGCTCAAGAGGTTGGGGGAGCTGCCCATTACTGTGGAAATCCTTGTG GAAACAGGTGTTGGGAAGACTGTAAATTCTCTGCGCAAACATGACCTTGCAGGGGAGGCAGCAAAGACCCTTGTGGCCAAGTGGAAGAAGCTGGTACCCCAGTCTGCAGAAAG CAGACCCAGTAACACAAAAGAGGGACGCTCTCAGTCACGGACAGATGAGACAAGAGGTTACAAACGCACCAGGGAGCCTTCACCAGAAGATCCGCCAGCtgtagaggaagaggatgaggaagagtaCCAGCATGGGtactccccctctcccccacagCACTACAGCCCTGAGCACAGCCATGATGGGGCAAGGGGGTATCAGTCAGAGGGATATGAGAGCCCAGCGGAGGAACTGGTGCCTAGTCCCCCACGAAAGGAGATCCGACACAGCAAGATTCACAGAGAGGCAGCCAGAGAGCACGGCTCTCACTCTGTcagggagcaggagagacacaAGCGACCCACGCAGTCTCTGAGTGGTGGGGGTGAGATGCAGATGCGTAGTGATGACGGAGAACAGAAAGggggctccacacacacatcaaccaAACACAGCCGCCACTCCACCCCACATGaaagtaagaaagaaaagaaaggagtCAGTGATG gcaGGCCTCGGGAAAGAAGGGACAGGCCAGAGCCAGTGCACAATGAGGATGAGGAACGCTATGAGGCTCCCACTATGTCTTTTGAATCCTTTCTCACGTATGATGACCCTGCGCTAAGTCggaagaagaagaaaccttCACGACCATCTCAGCCTGTTACCCCTGCTCCTTCAGTGTCCTCTAAGTCCAGTAAGGCCAATGGGACTCAGAGAAAACGACCTGAACCACACACTGTGCCAGAGAAACGCCGAAAG GTAGTTGATGTGGTGCCCATTTTACCTGATATCCCTTTGCCTGCCATCCAGCCCAACTACAGACCACTGCCCTCAATAGATGTCACCCCACTGTCCCCACAGAGACGCAAAG TCCCCATATTGTGTGATGAAGAGGATGCTGGCTTCACAGGACGGCGTTTCAACTCAAAAATGGTGGTGTACTCTGGCTCGAAGACCTCATACTTGCCGAAGATGATGACCCTGTATGAACAGTGCATCAGAGTCCTACAGAACAATATTGACT CGATTGAAGAGGTTGGTGGTGTGCCTTTTGAGATTTTGGAGCCAGTTCTGGAGAGGTGTACTCCAGAACAGTTATACCGCATTGAGCAGTTTAaccag TATTTCATAGAGGAGTCGGACGATCTGTGGATGCGGCACTGCCAGCGGGACTTCAAGCGTGAGGCTCCTCAGGAGTACGAGTCTTGGAGGGAGATGTACTTACGCCTGCATGATGAGCGCGAGGAACGTCTGCGCATGCTCACTCAGAACATCAGCTCCGCCCACGCCAACAAGCCCAAag GTCGTCAGGTGAAGATGGCATACGTGAATACAGTAGCTAAGCCCCCTCGTGATGTTCGGAGGAGACAGGAAAAGTTTGGAACTACAAGCAGCTCTACCAGCACCAGTGTTGGTGCTGCGGCCCCAGCTCCTGTCAA AATCAGACCATTAATGTCACATAGCTTCCATGGTCAATCATCTGATGGGGGCCAGGCTGCCTACAGCAGTGTTCCAGAATCCTCTCGCCATTCAGCTCCCAGCAGCAGTGCTGGCCACAGTGCCAGAGACAAACCCCAGGTCAAAA AAATTGCCCCCATGATGGCTAAAACTATCAAAGCATTCAAGAACCGATTTTCTCGGCGGTGA
- the klhl43 gene encoding kelch-like protein 31, with protein MAPKKKSSRPKKASPEPAQVENAVFNGENEVVVPEVGVKKLELPFNVEQLNRLNGMPLLPPVIRPGERGFGLGGELTRPLHGSALLEELSRMRQERFLTDLELACKTKAFDVHKLVMSSVSQYLREVLAKDPGLKRLELPTLSPLGLANVITFAYLGRVHMSLYTIACTVSAACTLQIPHLLQMCMDFLMAELNTHTCVYVWNIGAAYGLGPVRDAARRFVLEKFGQFSETPQFTQLTLEQITAFLQDDNLVLPSEVTTFQVAMKWLDFDPKRQAHASELLSHVRFETIPACELVSEIQPVARMMQDPQCHRLLVDAMNYHLLPYQQNTLQSRRTKVRGSQTALLTIGGRPSLTERALSRELLWRDPREGVATWRHLSQLPAKSFNQCVAVMDGFLYVAGGEDQNDARNQAKHAVSTLCRYDPRFNTWLHLSSMRQRRTHFSLVASGGRLYAIGGRNTDGLLATTESYLPSSNSWQLRAPMEMPRCCHASAVLPSGDILVTGGYISCAYSCSVACYSVENDSWSEQAQLETPRGWHCSATLGGKVYVVGGSQLGQGGERVDVLAMEVFSPESGQWSRAASLPLGVSTAGVASLADQLYLVGGWNESEKRYKAAVQRYDPATDSWSTGEDLPEPTVGVSCCALSLPPRHASRKHRNTPSHEEQSNMSA; from the exons ATGGCTCCAAAAAAGAAGTCATCTCGTCCCAAGAAGGCATCTCCAGAGCCAGCACAGGTTGAGAATGCAGTGTTCAATGGGGAGAATGAGGTGGTGGTTCCTGAAGTGGGAGTTAAAAAACTAGAATTACCTTTCAACGTCGAACAGCTGAACCGTCTCAATGGGATGCCCCTGCTGCCCCCGGTGATCCGGCCTGGGGAGCGGGGCTTCGGCCTGGGTGGGGAGCTGACTCGACCCCTGCATGGGTCTGCCCTGCTGGAGGAGCTGAGCCGCATGAGGCAGGAGCGCTTCCTTACCGACCTGGAGCTGGCCTGCAAGACCAAGGCCTTTGACGTGCACAAGCTTGTGATGTCCTCTGTCAGCCAGTACCTTCGTGAAGTCCTAGCCAAGGACCCAGGCCTCAAGCGCCTGGAGCTGCCCACCCTATCACCCTTAG GTCTGGCCAACGTGATCACTTTTGCTTACCTGGGCCGTGTTCACATGTCCCTGTATACGATTGCTTGCACAGTATCTGCTGCTTGCACACTCCAGATCCCCCACCTCCTACAGATGTGCATGGACTTCCTGATGGCTGAGttgaatacacacacttgtgtgtacgtgtggaACATCGGTGCTGCCTACGGTTTGGGCCCTGTACGGGATGCCGCCCGCCGCTTTGTGCTGGAGAAGTTTGGCCAGTTCTCAGAGACACCCCAGTTCACTCAGCTGACCTTGGAGCAGATCACCGCTTTTCTGCAGGACGACAACCTTGTCCTTCCATCAGAGGTCACCACCTTCCAG GTGGCCATGAAGTGGCTGGACTTTGACCCAAAGAGGCAGGCACACGCCTCTGAGCTGCTGTCTCATGTACGCTTTGAAACCATCCCTGCCTGCGAGCTAGTCAGTGAGATCCAGCCTGTTGCTCGCATGATGCAGGATCCTCAGTGTCACCGCCTACTGGTGGATGCTATGAACTACCATTTGCTACCATACCAGCAGAACACTCTACAGTCCCGCCGCACCAAGGTCCGTGGCAGCCAGACCGCCCTGTTGACCATTGGAGGACGCCCTTCCCTCACTGAGCGTGCCCTGAGTCGAGAA CTACTGTGGAGAGATCCTCGTGAGGGAGTTGCTACATGGCGCCATCTTTCCCAGCTTCCAGCTAAGAGCTTCAACCAATGTGTGGCAGTAATGGATGGCTTCCTCTACGTGGCAGGAGGAGAGGACCAGAACGATGCCCGAAACCAGGCCAAACATGCAGTCAGCACCCTCTGCAG ATACGACCCACGCTTCAACACCTGGCTGCACCTGAGCAGCATGCGTCAACGGCGCACTCACTTCAGCCTAGTGGCCTCCGGAGGGCGCCTGTATGCCATTGGTGGGCGTAACACCGATGGACTGCTGGCCACCACCGAGAGCTACCTCCCATCCTCCAACAGCTGGCAGCTCCGTGCGCCCATGGAGATGCCACGCTGTTGCCATGCCAGTGCCGTTCTGCCCTCCGGCGACATCCTGGTGACCGGTGGCTACATAAGCTGTGCCTATTCCTGCTCAGTGGCTTGCTACAGTGTGGAGAATGACAGCTGGAGCGAACAGGCACAGCTGGAGACACCCCGTGGCTGGCACTGCTCTGCCACCCTGGGCGGTAAGGTGTACGTGGTGGGTGGCAGCCAGCTTGGCCAGGGAGGGGAGCGGGTGGATGTGCTTGCCATGGAGGTCTTCTCCCCTGAGAGCGGCCAGTGGAGCAGGGCCGCCTCCTTGCCACTGGGAGTAAGCACTGCCGGTGTGGCCTCCCTAGCAGACCAGCTGTATCTTGTGGGTGGATGGAATGAGTCGGAAAAGCGTTACAAGGCAGCCGTCCAGCGCTATGACCCAGCCACTGACAGCTGGTCTACTGGTGAAGATCTCCCTGAGCCTACAGTGGGCGTGTCATGTTGTGCCTTGTCCCTGCCTCCACGCCATGCCTCTCGCAAACACCGTAACACCCCCAGCCACGAGGAGCAGAGCAACATGTCTGCGTGA
- the ankib1a gene encoding LOW QUALITY PROTEIN: ankyrin repeat and IBR domain-containing protein 1 (The sequence of the model RefSeq protein was modified relative to this genomic sequence to represent the inferred CDS: inserted 4 bases in 2 codons; deleted 1 base in 1 codon; substituted 1 base at 1 genomic stop codon) — protein MCLLDAMSLTAKSDAHHACLSSWCRITLSFSTDVGTLSLHGLHSNMPEPSDPNSSTLDSQEGNGSMSVTIAIDSLDEDDLNTLLTIQLSLQECGLALDSEPQHVLSNETSLESIGSSLSSRSEPLVHPVDCPCSSLSSSGLLELDDSFMRLGTITSQYAPTDIDSNTDAPGLVAFANANLLGNIMAWHDMNPQXVVLIPSASADISPCHPPISDEVQELLXLQKGEIEVVKPDQKYHSLIKKTEELERPRLMEVECXDSSDMEEVCCCVEHGSSAPHKTNCDLQPADPAVEREEQEDLV, from the exons ATGTGTCTGTTGGATGCAATGTCTCTGACAGCAAAA TCTGATGCGCATCATGCATGTCTGTCTTCTTGGTGCAGGATTACACTGAGTTTCAGTACAGATGTAGGCACGCTCAGCCTACATGGTCTCCATAGCAACATGCCTGAACCAAGTGACCCCAACAGCAGTACCT TAGACTCTCAGGAAGGTAATGGTTCAATGAGTGTCACCATA gCAATTGATTCTCTGGATGAGGATGATCTGAACACCTTGCTGACTATTCAGCTGTCCCTGCAGGAGTGTGGACTAGCCTTGGACTCAGAGCCTCAGCATGTGCTTAGTAATGAGACCTCCCTAGAGTCCATTGGCTCATCTCTGTCTTCTAGATCAGAGCCTCTTGTCCACCCTGTGGACTGTCCCTGCTCCTCACTCAGCAGCTCTGGGCTCTTGGAGCTGGATGACAGCTTCATGAGGCTGGGCACCATCACTAGCCAGTATGCTCCCACTGACATAGACTCCAACACTGATGCCCCAGGTTTGGTCGCCTTTGCTAATGCCAACCTGCTTGGAAACATCATGGCCTGGCATGACATGAACCCTCA TGTTGTGTTGATCCCATCTGCGTCTGCAGATATCAGCCCCTGT CACCCCCCCATCTCTGATGAGGTACAGGAACTTCTTTAGCTCCAGAAGGGGGAGATCGAAGTGGTAAAACCTGACCAGAAATACCACTCTTTGATTAAAAAGactgaggagctggagagacCCAGACTGATGGAAGTGGAATG AGACAGTTCAGACATGGAAGAGGTTTGCTGCTGTGTAGAGCACGGCAGCTCTGCTCCTCATAAGACCAACTGTGATCTCCAGCCAGCTGATCCCGCTGTAGAAAGGGAGGAACAGGAGGACCTGGTCTGA
- the pithd1 gene encoding PITH domain-containing protein 1, with protein sequence MSGHGHGHGHGHGCCEHEHEPAERGLEYGLYRRIDLEKLQCLNESREGDGKLVFKPWDQRRDREKCVESDADEELLFNIPFTGSVKLKGIIISGENDESHPAEMRLYKNIPHMSFDDTSREPEQAFRLNKDPSAELEYPTKITRFSNVQHLSVHIPRNFGGDSTCIYYIGLRGEYTEAHRHEVTICNYEAAANPADHKVENITPQTQFIS encoded by the exons ATGTCTGGTCATGGTCATGGGCATGGACACGGTCACGGCTGCTGTGAACACGAACATGAGCCCGCTGAACGGGGCCTGGAATACGGACTGTACAGGCGCATCGATTTAGAGAAGCTTCAGTGCCTGAATGAAAGCCGAGAAGGTGACGGGAAGCTGGTGTTCAAGCCTTGGGATCAAAGAAGAGATCGTGAAAAG TGTGTGGAGAGCGATGCTGATGAGGAGCTTCTGTTCAATATCCC GTTTACCGGAAGTGTGAAACTGAAGGGGATTATAATCTCTGGGGAGAACGATGAGTCCCACCCAGCTGAAATGAGACT ATACAAGAATATACCCCATATGTCATTTGATGATACAAGCCGAGAGCCAGAACAAGCATTTCGTCTTAACAAGGATCCGTCAGCTGAACTTGAGTATCCAACTAA gATCACCCGATTTTCTAACGTGCAGCACCTGTCTGTTCATATTCCTCGAAACTTTGGAGGAGATTCCACTTGTATCTACTACATTGGGCTTCGGGGAGAGTACACTGAG GCTCATAGACATGAAGTGACGATCTGCAACTATGAAGCAGCAGCAAATCCAGCAGATCACAAAGTTGAAAATATTACTCCACAAACACAATTTATATCGTGA
- the lypla2 gene encoding acyl-protein thioesterase 2 yields MCGNNMSVPLLAEAVTVSGTQKETAAVIFLHGLGDTGHGWADAMTSIRLPYVKYICPHAPRIPVTLNMKMTMPSWFDLMGLSPDSPEDEAGIKKAAENIKAIIDHEAKNGIPANRVILGGFSQGGALSLYTALTCQQQLAGVVALSCWLPLHKTFPQAASGSANKDIPILQCHGDMDPMIPVQFGAMTAEKLKTIVTPQKLTFRTYPGLMHSSCPQEMSAVKEFIEKQLPRI; encoded by the exons atgtgtggcaaCAACATGTCTGTGCCGCTGCTTGCCGAGGCTGTGACGGTGTCTGGGACACAGAAGGAGACAGCTGCG GTCATCTTTCTCCATGGCCTGGGTGACACAGG TCATGGCTGGGCTGATGCAATGACATCTATTAGGCTGCCATATGTCAAGTACATCTGTCCACATGC ACCCAGAATCCCTGTAACCCTCAATATGAAAATGACCATGCCCTCATG GTTTGACCTGATGGGTTTGAGTCCAGACTCTCCAGAGGATGAAGCAGGGATTAAGAAAGCAGCAGAGAACA TCAAGGCCATTATTGACCATGAGGCAAAAAATGGGATACCGGCTAATCGTGTCATACTCGGTGGATTCTCTCAG GGTGGCGCGCTCTCCCTCTACACTGCTCTTACCTGTCAGCAGCAGCTAGCAGGTGTGGTTGCGCTAAGCTGTTGGTTACCGCTTCACAAGACCTTCCCGCAG GCAGCAAGTGGCAGTGCAAACAAGGACATACCTATACTGCAGTGTCATGGGGACATGGACCCAATGATCCCAGTGCAGTTTGGGGCCATGACCGCAGAGAAGCTAAAGACCATAGTGACCCCACAGAAACTTACCTTTCGTACCTACCCAGGCCTCATGCACAGCTCCTGCCCTCAG GAGATGTctgctgtgaaggaattcattGAGAAGCAGTTGCCCCGAATCTGA
- the LOC113578419 gene encoding cation channel sperm-associated protein 4-like — MDYKEFPVCSQDDAEAKNYVSQVLVGALLEHFLFKFFILTVNICNIFIIAFQTNPDISKIYDTVIIVCEHTALVVFILEILLKWFYGFSVFWKNGWNVLDFMLSLSVTGSMVMFGQEETKIVSCHHFLLLNSRHKVIQPSLSLIFLIHQFLKILFPPSSSLPDMSSIFIILGFLMLMFAILGTVLFKAAFPSVFSNLTSVLYILFVCITQDGWAGIYQELKSVEGPLYAASLYLCAFITGGAFLFANLLIAVVATNLETAITYCDEPNSEDDCLLKDRNIIHVDEVAAKTNMTRHQTPWTDTFLDNLSVDITEQIALVIGAIEKNERAYVRTIEELQAVVDKVHSLSYNREKDKEMIMRNQMAASLQEDLFSNEIAMGRSGDILSTLITLEKANIINSSVNRPNMFTTSMVQNHVRQLSAAVTAAHSTSASEHGEFIAEIHEN; from the exons ATGGACTACAAGGAATTCCCTGTCTGTTCCCAG GATGATGCAGAAGCTAAGAACTATGTCTCACAAGTTCTTGTGGGTGCTCTGCTGGAACACTTCTTGTTCAAATTCTTCATCCTAACTGTCAATATTTGTAACATCTTCATCATTGCATTCCAGACCAACCCAGATATTTCCAAG ATATATGATACTGTGATCattgtgtgtgaacacactGCACTTGTCGTCTTTATTTTGGAGATTCTACTCAAGTGGTTTTATGGATTTAGTGTTTTCTGGAAG AACGGCTGGAATGTTCTGGACTTCATGCTCTCCTTGTCTGTGACTGGAAGTATGGTAATGTTTGGACAGGAAGAAACTAAAATTGTTAG ttGCCATCACTTCCTCCTTTTAAATTCAAGGCACAAGGTCATCcaaccttctctttctctcattttcttaaTTCATCAATTCCTCAAAATACTCTTTCCACCTTCATCA TCTCTTCCCGACATGTCCAGCATCTTCATCATCCTTGGTTTCTTAATGCTG ATGTTTGCAATTCTTGGAACTGTACTATTCAAAGCTGCCTTCCCATCAGTGTTCAGCAATCTGACATCTGTACTCTACATTCTTTTTGTCTGCATTACACAAGATGGATGGGCTGGTATCTACCAAGAATTAAAAAG TGTTGAAGGACCTTTGTATGCTGCTTCTCTGTACTTGTGTGCCTTCATCACTGGTGGTGCCTTCCTCTTTGCAAACCTTCTTATTGCGGTTGTAGCCACAAATCTGGAAACAGCAATAACATATTGTGATGAG CCAAACTCAGAAGATGACTGTTTGCTCAAGGATCGGAACATCATCCATGTGGATGAAGTGGCTGCCAAAACCAATATGACTAGGCACCAGACACCCTGGACAGATACCTTCCTGGATAACCTGTCAGTGGATATTACTGAGCAGATAGCCTTGGTCATAGGAGCTAttgaaaagaatgagagagccTATGTGAGGACTATTGAAGAGCTACAAGC TGTAGTGGACAAGGTCCATAGCCTGTCCTACAACAGAGAGAAGGACAAAGAGATGATCATGCGCAATCAGATGGCTGCCTCCCTGCAGGAAGACTTATTCAGCAATGAGATTGCCATGGGCCGCTCTGGTGATATACTGTCCACCCTTATCACCCTGGAGAAG GCTAACATCATAAATTCGTCAGTAAACAGGCCAAACATGTTTACTACAAGCATGGTGCAGAACCATGTCAGACAGCTGTCAGCAGCAGTGACAGCAGCTCATTCCACATCAGCATCTGAACATGGAGAATTCATAGCTGAAATCCATGAAAACTGA
- the eloa gene encoding elongin-A isoform X2, protein MAEDLLEVVEKLQSRLSENQEPRKLLKTLKRLGELPITVEILVETGVGKTVNSLRKHDLAGEAAKTLVAKWKKLVPQSAERPSNTKEGRSQSRTDETRGYKRTREPSPEDPPAVEEEDEEEYQHGYSPSPPQHYSPEHSHDGARGYQSEGYESPAEELVPSPPRKEIRHSKIHREAAREHGSHSVREQERHKRPTQSLSGGGEMQMRSDDGEQKGGSTHTSTKHSRHSTPHESKKEKKGVSDGRPRERRDRPEPVHNEDEERYEAPTMSFESFLTYDDPALSRKKKKPSRPSQPVTPAPSVSSKSSKANGTQRKRPEPHTVPEKRRKVVDVVPILPDIPLPAIQPNYRPLPSIDVTPLSPQRRKVPILCDEEDAGFTGRRFNSKMVVYSGSKTSYLPKMMTLYEQCIRVLQNNIDSIEEVGGVPFEILEPVLERCTPEQLYRIEQFNQYFIEESDDLWMRHCQRDFKREAPQEYESWREMYLRLHDEREERLRMLTQNISSAHANKPKGRQVKMAYVNTVAKPPRDVRRRQEKFGTTSSSTSTSVGAAAPAPVKIRPLMSHSFHGQSSDGGQAAYSSVPESSRHSAPSSSAGHSARDKPQVKKIAPMMAKTIKAFKNRFSRR, encoded by the exons ATGGCGGAGGATCTTTTGGAGGTAGTGGAGAAGTTGCAATCAAGGCTCTCAGAGAATCAAGAGCCGCGAAAG CTGCTGAAGACGCTCAAGAGGTTGGGGGAGCTGCCCATTACTGTGGAAATCCTTGTG GAAACAGGTGTTGGGAAGACTGTAAATTCTCTGCGCAAACATGACCTTGCAGGGGAGGCAGCAAAGACCCTTGTGGCCAAGTGGAAGAAGCTGGTACCCCAGTCTGCAGAAAG ACCCAGTAACACAAAAGAGGGACGCTCTCAGTCACGGACAGATGAGACAAGAGGTTACAAACGCACCAGGGAGCCTTCACCAGAAGATCCGCCAGCtgtagaggaagaggatgaggaagagtaCCAGCATGGGtactccccctctcccccacagCACTACAGCCCTGAGCACAGCCATGATGGGGCAAGGGGGTATCAGTCAGAGGGATATGAGAGCCCAGCGGAGGAACTGGTGCCTAGTCCCCCACGAAAGGAGATCCGACACAGCAAGATTCACAGAGAGGCAGCCAGAGAGCACGGCTCTCACTCTGTcagggagcaggagagacacaAGCGACCCACGCAGTCTCTGAGTGGTGGGGGTGAGATGCAGATGCGTAGTGATGACGGAGAACAGAAAGggggctccacacacacatcaaccaAACACAGCCGCCACTCCACCCCACATGaaagtaagaaagaaaagaaaggagtCAGTGATG gcaGGCCTCGGGAAAGAAGGGACAGGCCAGAGCCAGTGCACAATGAGGATGAGGAACGCTATGAGGCTCCCACTATGTCTTTTGAATCCTTTCTCACGTATGATGACCCTGCGCTAAGTCggaagaagaagaaaccttCACGACCATCTCAGCCTGTTACCCCTGCTCCTTCAGTGTCCTCTAAGTCCAGTAAGGCCAATGGGACTCAGAGAAAACGACCTGAACCACACACTGTGCCAGAGAAACGCCGAAAG GTAGTTGATGTGGTGCCCATTTTACCTGATATCCCTTTGCCTGCCATCCAGCCCAACTACAGACCACTGCCCTCAATAGATGTCACCCCACTGTCCCCACAGAGACGCAAAG TCCCCATATTGTGTGATGAAGAGGATGCTGGCTTCACAGGACGGCGTTTCAACTCAAAAATGGTGGTGTACTCTGGCTCGAAGACCTCATACTTGCCGAAGATGATGACCCTGTATGAACAGTGCATCAGAGTCCTACAGAACAATATTGACT CGATTGAAGAGGTTGGTGGTGTGCCTTTTGAGATTTTGGAGCCAGTTCTGGAGAGGTGTACTCCAGAACAGTTATACCGCATTGAGCAGTTTAaccag TATTTCATAGAGGAGTCGGACGATCTGTGGATGCGGCACTGCCAGCGGGACTTCAAGCGTGAGGCTCCTCAGGAGTACGAGTCTTGGAGGGAGATGTACTTACGCCTGCATGATGAGCGCGAGGAACGTCTGCGCATGCTCACTCAGAACATCAGCTCCGCCCACGCCAACAAGCCCAAag GTCGTCAGGTGAAGATGGCATACGTGAATACAGTAGCTAAGCCCCCTCGTGATGTTCGGAGGAGACAGGAAAAGTTTGGAACTACAAGCAGCTCTACCAGCACCAGTGTTGGTGCTGCGGCCCCAGCTCCTGTCAA AATCAGACCATTAATGTCACATAGCTTCCATGGTCAATCATCTGATGGGGGCCAGGCTGCCTACAGCAGTGTTCCAGAATCCTCTCGCCATTCAGCTCCCAGCAGCAGTGCTGGCCACAGTGCCAGAGACAAACCCCAGGTCAAAA AAATTGCCCCCATGATGGCTAAAACTATCAAAGCATTCAAGAACCGATTTTCTCGGCGGTGA
- the gatad1 gene encoding GATA zinc finger domain-containing protein 1, protein MPLGLKPCCSVCKTNSSSMWRKGNQGEILCNNCTAKSSVTGVSGLSASSNIQQNNGGGKQSKQEIHRRSARLRSTKYKAPASEKKVSTKGKGRRHIFKLKNPIKAPESVSTIITSESIFYKGVYYQIGDVVKVIDEEDGKPYFAQIRGFVQDQYCEKSAALTWLIPTQSSQRDHFDPGTYILGPEEDLPRKMEFLEFVCHAPSEYFKSRSCPFPTIPIRPEKGYIWTHIGPSPAVAIKETVSCN, encoded by the exons ATGCCGCTGGGTTTAAAGCCATGCTGTTCTGTCTGCAAAACAAACTCGTCGTCGATGTGGAGAAAGGGAAATCAGGGAGAAATCCTTTGTAACAACTGTACAGCTAAAAGCAGTGTCACAGGAGTATCAGGGTTGTCGGCGTCGTCCAACATCCAGCAGAATAATGGCGGGGGCAAGCAG TCCAAACAAGAGATCCACAGACGGTCTGCACGATTGAGAAGCACCAAGTACAAGGCGCCTGCTTCTGAGAAGAAAGTTTCGACCAAAGGAAAAGGCAGACggcacatttttaaattaaaaaat CCTATCAAAGCTCCGGAGTCTGTGTCGACAATCATCACATCCGAGTCGATCTTCTATAAG GGTGTTTATTATCAAATAGGGGATGTCGTAAAAGTTATAGACGAAGAGGATGGTAAACCTTATTTTGCACAGATTCGTGGTTTTGTTCAGGACCAGTACTGTGAGAAGAGCGCTGCATTAACCTGGCTAATCCCTACACAGTCTAGCCAGAGGGATCATTTTGATCCAGGCACTTATATACTTG GTCCAGAAGAGGATTTGCCCAGGAAAATGGAATTCCTTGAATTTGTCTGCCATGCTCCATCAGAATACTTCAAGTCAAGAAGCTGTCCCTTTCCAACAATACCTATTCGCCCAGAGAAAGGCTACATTTGGACCCATATTGGACCTAGTCCTGCTGTTGCAATCAAAGAAACTGTTAGCTGCAATTAA